The genomic region CACCTATGtatttttttataaataaaatttgAATATTTTGTAGAACTGAACCTGCCCACGCGACTGACCAAAGTTAATAACCGGGCCGGATGGGCCGGCCCACCGTCGCTGCTAGCTCATTCATTTCTTCTTTCCCTGCCGGGCCCCGGCGGCCTCTCCTCTCCTCGCTTGTCCCCACCAGGCGCCATGGACGCTGGCGACGACGAACCCCCCGTTCTCCTCGACCGCGCCGCCCGCGCCTCCCGAGGCAAGAGGTCAGGCTTCCTCCCGGCGCCGATTCTTGTTCTCTCCCGGTGGCTTGCTCCTGTTTGAGATCGAAATCATTCCTCTTTTTCAGGATAACCAAGCTGCTCGAGGACGAGGTCGAGCAGGACGAGGCTTTCTGGAACCAAGAAGCCCTCAAGGATGTAGGTTGCAGTCGGTCCCCACTCGTTCTTTTCTTTCCCTCCTCTTGGCAGAAACGGATTAGTGCCGCTCCCGCAGCTACTGGGGGATTGATTAGCTTTAGGGTTCTTCTCATTTCTGACTTGCAGTTTCGCGAGTTCCTCCTACCATGTACACACAAACCCTTGTAGCGTGCTGCACTTGTCGTCCCTGACGCGTTGTCATCTCCTCGCAGGAGGAGAACGATGACAACTACGTGGAAGAGCCGGATGCTGGTGACGAATTCGACAGTGATTTTGGTGAAGATGTGAGTTCCTTCCATTCTCCCCCTCCGCATCTCCTGTTTGTCCATTATATCCGTGTTGTGTTCCTAGAGCTGCCATTAGTGTACACATCCTTTCCCATCCTTTCTAGTTTAGCATCTCACCGAGTATTCGAGTGCCTTATGCCAACATCTCTGTACCTACACAGGAATCTGAAACTGATGATGAGCCGGAGAAGGAAGTACGCGAGAGGTAAACATATTCCTTGCTGTTAACCATGCTGGTAGATTTCATCATGTGAACGTTTGTTACTAATTCCCCTCCCATGCCCGTCTCAACTATCAAATAGATTACCTATCAAGAAACGGCTAATGTTTCCTGGCAAGACGCTGAGGAAGACCAACGTCAAGAAGAAGAAGGCGACCCCAAAACCAGAAGATGGCACAAAAGCCGACAAGTCTGCTGATAAGCCGAGTTCATCCACACAAGCAGATCTTCCTGATGAACTGGAGGCTGAGAAGGCCATCCGGAAATCAACCAGAACGTCGGTCATCGTGAGGCAAGCTGAAAGAGAAGCGATACGTGCTGAAAAAGAAGCAACGGCCAAGGTATGTACCAGATGTTGCAAGTTCTCCACCGCTGTTATCAGACGTTGTAATTCCATTGAGCATTTGAGATACTTGTGTAGGACATAATGTTGTGCTACTTGGATTAGTTCGTCTGCTGTGGCATTTTTTGGAATTTGTGTTGGCTTACTTGTTACTCTCTGCTGTACCTTGCCAGCCGATTAAGAgaaaaaaggagggagaagaaaagCGGATGACACAAGAGGAGATGCTTTTGGAAGCAGCTGAAACAGGTTTAGACAATGTTTCACT from Zea mays cultivar B73 chromosome 6, Zm-B73-REFERENCE-NAM-5.0, whole genome shotgun sequence harbors:
- the LOC100191262 gene encoding SWR1 complex subunit 2 isoform X1, translated to MDAGDDEPPVLLDRAARASRGKRITKLLEDEVEQDEAFWNQEALKDEENDDNYVEEPDAGDEFDSDFGEDESETDDEPEKEVRERLPIKKRLMFPGKTLRKTNVKKKKATPKPEDGTKADKSADKPSSSTQADLPDELEAEKAIRKSTRTSVIVRQAEREAIRAEKEATAKPIKRKKEGEEKRMTQEEMLLEAAETEIMNMRNLERVLAREEEVKKKAVVHKDTYEGPTIRFFSRDGESRLEFINGASFGSELCTTSSPYPEKPVCVVTGLPANFLKEEADRKRPNMSNMGELFESITGGHLMPKKRRVEIRSPNMLGGSRHGGRTWRIPAFDMVDED
- the LOC100191262 gene encoding SWR1 complex subunit 2; its protein translation is MDAGDDEPPVLLDRAARASRGKRITKLLEDEVEQDEAFWNQEALKDEENDDNYVEEPDAGDEFDSDFGEDESETDDEPEKEVRERLPIKKRLMFPGKTLRKTNVKKKKATPKPEDGTKADKSADKPSSSTQADLPDELEAEKAIRKSTRTSVIVRQAEREAIRAEKEATAKPIKRKKEGEEKRMTQEEMLLEAAETEIMNMRNLERVLAREEEVKKKAVVHKDTYEGPTIRFFSRDGESRLEFINGASFGSELCTTSSPYPEKPVCVVTGLPAKYRDPKTGLPYATMEAFKIIRESFLKEEADRKRPNMSNMGELFESITGGHLMPKKRRVEIRSPNMLGGSRHGGRTWRIPAFDMVDED